A single region of the Brassica rapa cultivar Chiifu-401-42 chromosome A03, CAAS_Brap_v3.01, whole genome shotgun sequence genome encodes:
- the LOC103856872 gene encoding probably inactive leucine-rich repeat receptor-like protein kinase At5g48380 encodes MSLVNLAATCLWFLLVSSLTDANEANVNCLRNIYSGVKDPNGYLASWVFGNQTAGFICKFTGVTCWHDDENRVLSIKLGGYGLEGEFPLGIKQCWDLTGLDLSRNNFSGVLPSNIASLIPSVTILDLSYNKFSGKIPAGLSNITFLNTLMLQHNQFTGQLPPELVSMQRLKQFSVAYNHLTGPIPKFNEEHLKIGVDDFANNEGLCGRPMDACEPDEDMIRFGKMGAAVGAVLFAPLVAYLRLVCHQW; translated from the coding sequence ATGTCCTTAGTAAACCTAGCTGCAACTTGTCTATGGTTCTTGCTGGTGTCTAGCTTGACAGACGCAAACGAGGCCAACGTAAATTGCTTGAGGAACATATATTCCGGAGTTAAGGATCCTAATGGATATTTAGCGAGCTGGGTATTTGGCAACCAGACTGCAGGTTTTATCTGCAAGTTCACTGGTGTGACTTGCTGGCATGATGATGAGAATAGGGTTTTGAGCATTAAACTTGGTGGTTATGGTCTCGAAGGAGAGTTTCCTCTCGGGATTAAACAATGTTGGGATTTGACAGGTCTAGATCTTTCTAGGAACAACTTCTCTGGAGTTTTACCATCTAATATAGCCTCTTTGATTCCTTCTGTTACAATTCTCGACCTTTCTTACAATAAATTCTCCGGTAAAATCCCAGCCGGTTTATCAAATATTACCTTTCTGAACACTCTTATGCTTCAGCATAACCAGTTCACTGGTCAGCTTCCTCCTGAGCTAGTGTCAATGCAGCGGCTCAAACAGTTCTCTGTGGCATACAATCATCTGACCGGTCCCATCCCTAAATTTAATGAAGAACACTTGAAAATTGGAGTGGACGATTTTGCTAATAACGAGGGTTTGTGTGGTCGGCCTATGGATGCTTGTGAACCGGACGAAGATATGATCCGGTTTGGGAAGATGGGTGCAGCAGTTGGTGCGGTTTTATTTGCACCATTAGTTGCGTACTTAAGACTCGTTTGTCATCAATGGTAG
- the LOC103856873 gene encoding probably inactive leucine-rich repeat receptor-like protein kinase At5g48380 gives MSMSTCLWFLLVSSFTGANEVNVNCLRSIKSQVKDPKRSLSSLDLSRNNFSGALPSNIASLIPFVTTLDLSYNQFSGEIPTGLLNVTFLNTLMLQHNQFTGQLPPQLASLQRLKQFSVADNHLIGPVPKFNEAYFGSESFANNTDLCGLPMEFCINPEEKVSRFGQMGAAIGAAIFAPVGAFLGWFFFNGN, from the exons ATGTCCATGTCAACTTGTCTCTGGTTCTTGCTGGTGTCAAGCTTCACAGGCGCAAACGAGGTCAACGTAAATTGCCTGAGGAGCATAAAATCTCAAGTTAAAGATCCCAAGCGATCTTTATCAA GTCTAGATCTTTCCAGAAACAACTTCTCTGGAGCTCTACCATCTAATATAGCCTCCTTGATTCCATTTGTTACAACTCTCGACCTCTCTTACAATCAATTCTCCGGTGAAATCCCAACAGGTTTATTAAATGTTACCTTTCTGAACACTCTTATGCTTCAGCATAACCAGTTCACTGGTCAGCTTCCTCCCCAGCTAGCGTCACTTCAGCGGCTCAAACAGTTCTCAGTGGCAGACAATCATTTGATCGGTCCTGTCCCAAAATTCAACGAAGCCTACTTTGGATCGGAGAGTTTTGCTAATAACACGGATTTGTGTGGTTTGCCTATGGAGTTTTGCATTAACCCGGAAGAAAAAGTGAGCCGGTTTGGGCAGATGGGTGCAGCAATTGGTGCGGCTATATTTGCACCAGTAGGTGCGTTCTTAGGCTGGTTCTTCTTCAATGGTAATTAG
- the LOC103856209 gene encoding uncharacterized protein LOC103856209 isoform X1, giving the protein MADKRVGKRSTNQRGFSEMDSGICNVCSAPCSSCIHRNVAFTGSKSDESSDENGHGVAGSQFSVNEDRLLPSNNTASEASNLVNSSHDALSENAESRETIRRSGISDDSGAVATTSKTSFSGSRMNHKGSASANVLDQSSTRLEGQEDGILPESEKLGSQGDVDKEEPSVEGSTPSGQKEVKSSKTASESVSSAMSESESDSEMVLHDVKVCDICGDAGREDLLAICTGCSDGAEHIYCMRERLNAVPEGDWFCEECQTVAEKQKQEAKRKRETEVILSPHSSGKRHADKIEAAPDAKRQAVEDSTGSPKKPVLPRIGALSRETSFKGLDSPRGKLSHQSSFTDKMEGARSTGSQLHPPKGGFLKSSSFNSSSSKPKVQLMDDDVILPRKKIRKDSSLGNLSKSMSSKTTDSGSSNGNDSQAKMLASKVYHSQEGKSPKQLKDRSTEANAPAASTDQKLTSRSSLVSSYANSTRDSKGLQSDGKRGSLTKQVSNLNRNRLESPVTSGGDIPTNGKCNAREQSSSQADSKDELTSTSCAGEGVPSNGNVASQDRLPRSREFREVGKKSKDGFGKRQRSSLLSHAKGLPSSQKGGETAESNETSGVSDSDLPTPKNAREDINKGNRLRAAVDAALRKKPSFGKNRVLEQCDTSLASNVHPSSDKSLQTQLPPKMHTTSWPAPDPYKQTIVTNEKQLVPSGVDAVMPSRSVELDMKPEVNIPSLKSVMRDWPLVSPPALLRSSAIPDHESIWQGNLEVRKARNQSAMHSGMQAHLSTLASPKVAEVVNKFPEKFSLNEVPRLSTWPAQFQDSGTKEDHIALFFFAKDVESYERNYKPLVDNMIKKDLALKGNLDNVELLIFASNQLPPNCQRWNMLYFLWGVFRGRKEICTNPQKNTSLPASDVLPRDQDPNNLCQTRSPSKHLEKASSLRESPHKMQETQSRKHVLSHENPSDRESSVERSSITKEETARKEDEPGANHVPCQANGSNSGDSLVKKVQQIAKQDLGGRKDLPLTVTPPSQVNPLEKDLNCSQASHRKRQVWELTNPATVNQKMELLYEASREGSPHKKLKTENENSSVTFGNDSGVMKKSPKGVFPLDLNVEGEDMELVDDLIPFGNNNGNDEDNNRRLGGTVPDLELPFGGEETTQEDTTRLLPFLAGKNNSGEQSSRSMNKAKEKEEEDDSASLSLSLSFPGEEKKNVNTPFFLFRDFPR; this is encoded by the exons ATG GCTGATAAAAGAGTTGGTAAGCGTTCAACGAATCAGAGAGGGTTTTCAGAAATGGACTCTGGAATATGTAATGTATGTTCTGCTCCTTGTTCATCATGCATCCATCGTAACGTGGCTTTCACAGGATCAAAATCGGACGAGTCATCAGATGAAAACGGTCACGGAGTTGCTGGCAGCCAGTTTTCTGTAAATGAGGACCGTCTTTTGCCTTCAAATAACACTGCTAGTGAAGCAAGCAACCTTGTTAATTCCAGTCATGATGCTCTCTCTGAGAATGCTGAGAGTAGGGAAACAATCAGACGTTCTGGGATATCTGATGATTCTGGAGCTGTTGCAACGACTTCGAAGACATCTTTTTCTGGGAGCAGGATGAATCATAAAGGGTCTGCATCAGCTAATGTGTTAGATCAGAGCTCTACCCGTTTAGAAGGCCAGGAAGATGGGATATTGCCAGAATCGGAAAAATTAGGATCACAGGGTGACGTAGACAAAGAGGAGCCTTCAGTTGAAGGATCCACACCTTCTGGCCAGAAGGAGGTGAAGTCAAGTAAAACCGCTTCTGAGTCAGTCTCATCAGCTATGTCTGAGAGCGAGAGCGATTCTGAAATGGTCTTACATGAT GTAAAGGTTTGTGATATCTGTGGAGATGCGGGTCGTGAAGATCTACTTGCTATCTGCACCGGATGCAGTGATGGTGCAGAACACAT CTATTGCATGCGGGAAAGGCTCAATGCAGTTCCTGAGGGTGATTGGTTCTGTGAAGAATGTCAAACTGTAGCTGAAAAACAGAAGCAAG AAGCtaagagaaaaagagaaactGAAGTAATCCTCAGTCCACATAGCTCAGGCAAACGACATGCAGATAAGATTGAGGCAGCTCCTGATGCTAAAAGACAGGCGGTTGAAGATTCAACCGGGTCACCCAAGAAACCTGTTCTCCCCAGAATAGGTGCTTTATCTCGGGAAACATCATTCAAGGGCTTAGACAGTCCAAGGGGAAAGCTAAGTCATCAATCATCTTTCACTGATAAGATGGAAGGTGCACGCTCTACTGGTTCACAGCTTCATCCTCCAAAAG GTGGATTTTTGAAATCCAGTTCCTTCAATAGTTCTAGCTCGAAACCAAAAGTGCAACTTATGGATGATGATGTTATTCTCCCAAGAAAGAAGATTAGGAAAGATTCTTCTCTTGGAAACCTAAGCAAATCAATGTCAAGTAAAACAACAGACAGTGGGAGTTCTAATGGAAACGATTCACAAGCAAAAATGCTCGCGTCAAAAGTGTATCATTCACAAGAAGGCAAAAGTCCAAAGCAACTGAAAGATCGAAGTACAGAAGCTAATGCGCCAGCAGCCTCCACCGACCAGAAGCTTACTTCACGCAGCAGTTTGGTTTCTTCATATGCTAACAGTACCCGTGATTCGAAGGGTTTGCAGTCTGATGGCAAACGAGGTAGCTTGACGAAGCAAGTTAGCAATCTAAACCGAAACCGTCTAGAAAGTCCTGTTACTTCTG GAGGTGATATTCCCACAAATGGAAAGTGCAATGCCCGCGAGCAAAGTTCAAGTCAAGCTGACTCTAAGGATGAACTGACATCCACTTCCTGCGCGGGTGAGGGTGTGCCAAGCAACGGTAATGTAGCCTCGCAGGATAGATTACCGCGGTCCAGGGAATTTAGGGAGGTAGGGAAGAAAAGCAAAGATGGCTTTGGTAAGCGCCAAAGGTCTAGCCTGTTATCTCATGCAAAAGGCTTGCCATCATCTCAAAAAGGAGGCGAAACTGCAGAATCTAATGAAACCTCAGGCGTTTCTGATAGTGATCTCCCTACCCCAAAAAATGCTCGGGAGGATATAAATAAGGGTAATAGGTTGCGAGCAGCGGTTGATGCTGCTCTTCGTAAAAAGCCCAGCTTTGGCAAGAACAGAGTATTGGAGCAATGTGATACGTCCTTGGCGTCTAATGTGCATCCTAGTTCTGATAAGAGCTTACAAACTCAGTTACCTCCAAAGATGCATACGACTTCATGGCCCGCTCCTGACCCGTACAAACAGACAATTGTAACAAATGAAAAGCAGCTTGTACCGTCTGGTGTTGATGCGGTGATGCCTTCACGATCTGTGGAACTTGATATGAAGCCTGAAGTTAATATTCCATCTTTGAAGTCCGTCATGAGAGATTGGCCATTAGTATCCCCACCTGCTCTGTTGAGAAGCTCAGCCATTCCAGACCATGAGTCTATATGGCA AGGAAATTTGGAGGTGCGGAAAGCTAGAAATCAGTCAGCTATGCATAGCGGAATGCAAGCACATCTATCAACCTTAGCATCACCCAAGGTTGCTGAAGTGGTGAACAAATTTCCAGAAAAGTTTAGCTTGAATGAAGTACCTCGGCTAAGTACATGGCCTGCGCAATTTCAAGACAGCGGTACTAAGGAAGACCATATAGCTCTGTTCTTCTTCGCAAAGGATGTTGAAAG TTATGAGAGAAACTATAAGCCTCTCGTGGATAACATGATCAAGAAAGATCTAGCCCTGAAAGGAAACCTCGATAATGTTGAGCTTTTGATTTTCGCATCCAACCAGCTTCCTCCGAATTGCCAGC GTTGGAACATGTTATATTTCCTTTGGGGTGTATTCCGAGGAAGAAAAGAGATTTGTACAAACCCACAAAAGAACACATCTCTGCCTGCTTCAGATGTTTTGCCGCGAGACCAAGACCCCAATAACTTGTGCCAAACGAGGTCTCCTTCCAAGCATTTGGAGAAAGCGTCTTCTCTACGTGAGAGCCCACACAAGATGCAAGAAACTCAAAGTAGGAAACATGTACTTAGCCATGAGAATCCAAGTGACAGAGAATCCTCTGTTGAGCGGTCATCGATCACAAAG GAGGAAACTGCTCGTAAAGAGGACGAACCAGGTGCGAATCATGTTCCTTGCCAAGCTAATGGATCAAACTCTGGAGATAGTCTAGTGAAGAAGGTTCAGCAAATTGCAAAGCAAGACTTGGGTGGTAGAAAGGATCTGCCTTTGACTGTCACGCCCCCTAGCCAAGTCAATCCTCTAGAGAAAGATCTTAACTGTAGTCAGGCTAGTCACAGGAAGCGTCAAGTTTGGGAACTGACAAATCCCGCCACCGTGAACCAGAAAATGGAGCTCCTTTATGAAGCTTCACGCGAAGGATCTCCGCATAAGAAGCTGAAGACAGAAAACGAAAACAGCAGCGTTACATTTGGTAATGATTCGGGGGTGATGAAGAAGAGTCCTAAAGGAGTATTCCCTTTGGACTTGAATGTCGAAGGAGAAGACATGGAACTAGTCGATGATCTTATTCCATTTGGCAATAACAATGGCAACGACGAAGACAACAATAGGCGGTTAGGTGGCACAGTCCCGGATCTCGAGCTGCCATTTGGTGGTGAAGAAACAACTCAAGAAGACACTACAAGACTATTGCCTTTCTTAGCCGGTAAAAACAACTCTGGGGAACAAAGTAGTCGCAGTATGAATAAagcaaaagagaaagaagaagaagatgactcTGCTTCTCTGTCGTTATCACTCTCGTTTCCGggggaggagaagaagaatgtGAATACTCCCTTTTTTCTGTTCAGAGACTTCCCCAGATAA
- the LOC103856209 gene encoding uncharacterized protein LOC103856209 isoform X2, with product MADKRVGSKSDESSDENGHGVAGSQFSVNEDRLLPSNNTASEASNLVNSSHDALSENAESRETIRRSGISDDSGAVATTSKTSFSGSRMNHKGSASANVLDQSSTRLEGQEDGILPESEKLGSQGDVDKEEPSVEGSTPSGQKEVKSSKTASESVSSAMSESESDSEMVLHDVKVCDICGDAGREDLLAICTGCSDGAEHIYCMRERLNAVPEGDWFCEECQTVAEKQKQEAKRKRETEVILSPHSSGKRHADKIEAAPDAKRQAVEDSTGSPKKPVLPRIGALSRETSFKGLDSPRGKLSHQSSFTDKMEGARSTGSQLHPPKGGFLKSSSFNSSSSKPKVQLMDDDVILPRKKIRKDSSLGNLSKSMSSKTTDSGSSNGNDSQAKMLASKVYHSQEGKSPKQLKDRSTEANAPAASTDQKLTSRSSLVSSYANSTRDSKGLQSDGKRGSLTKQVSNLNRNRLESPVTSGGDIPTNGKCNAREQSSSQADSKDELTSTSCAGEGVPSNGNVASQDRLPRSREFREVGKKSKDGFGKRQRSSLLSHAKGLPSSQKGGETAESNETSGVSDSDLPTPKNAREDINKGNRLRAAVDAALRKKPSFGKNRVLEQCDTSLASNVHPSSDKSLQTQLPPKMHTTSWPAPDPYKQTIVTNEKQLVPSGVDAVMPSRSVELDMKPEVNIPSLKSVMRDWPLVSPPALLRSSAIPDHESIWQGNLEVRKARNQSAMHSGMQAHLSTLASPKVAEVVNKFPEKFSLNEVPRLSTWPAQFQDSGTKEDHIALFFFAKDVESYERNYKPLVDNMIKKDLALKGNLDNVELLIFASNQLPPNCQRWNMLYFLWGVFRGRKEICTNPQKNTSLPASDVLPRDQDPNNLCQTRSPSKHLEKASSLRESPHKMQETQSRKHVLSHENPSDRESSVERSSITKEETARKEDEPGANHVPCQANGSNSGDSLVKKVQQIAKQDLGGRKDLPLTVTPPSQVNPLEKDLNCSQASHRKRQVWELTNPATVNQKMELLYEASREGSPHKKLKTENENSSVTFGNDSGVMKKSPKGVFPLDLNVEGEDMELVDDLIPFGNNNGNDEDNNRRLGGTVPDLELPFGGEETTQEDTTRLLPFLAGKNNSGEQSSRSMNKAKEKEEEDDSASLSLSLSFPGEEKKNVNTPFFLFRDFPR from the exons ATG GCTGATAAAAGAGTTG GATCAAAATCGGACGAGTCATCAGATGAAAACGGTCACGGAGTTGCTGGCAGCCAGTTTTCTGTAAATGAGGACCGTCTTTTGCCTTCAAATAACACTGCTAGTGAAGCAAGCAACCTTGTTAATTCCAGTCATGATGCTCTCTCTGAGAATGCTGAGAGTAGGGAAACAATCAGACGTTCTGGGATATCTGATGATTCTGGAGCTGTTGCAACGACTTCGAAGACATCTTTTTCTGGGAGCAGGATGAATCATAAAGGGTCTGCATCAGCTAATGTGTTAGATCAGAGCTCTACCCGTTTAGAAGGCCAGGAAGATGGGATATTGCCAGAATCGGAAAAATTAGGATCACAGGGTGACGTAGACAAAGAGGAGCCTTCAGTTGAAGGATCCACACCTTCTGGCCAGAAGGAGGTGAAGTCAAGTAAAACCGCTTCTGAGTCAGTCTCATCAGCTATGTCTGAGAGCGAGAGCGATTCTGAAATGGTCTTACATGAT GTAAAGGTTTGTGATATCTGTGGAGATGCGGGTCGTGAAGATCTACTTGCTATCTGCACCGGATGCAGTGATGGTGCAGAACACAT CTATTGCATGCGGGAAAGGCTCAATGCAGTTCCTGAGGGTGATTGGTTCTGTGAAGAATGTCAAACTGTAGCTGAAAAACAGAAGCAAG AAGCtaagagaaaaagagaaactGAAGTAATCCTCAGTCCACATAGCTCAGGCAAACGACATGCAGATAAGATTGAGGCAGCTCCTGATGCTAAAAGACAGGCGGTTGAAGATTCAACCGGGTCACCCAAGAAACCTGTTCTCCCCAGAATAGGTGCTTTATCTCGGGAAACATCATTCAAGGGCTTAGACAGTCCAAGGGGAAAGCTAAGTCATCAATCATCTTTCACTGATAAGATGGAAGGTGCACGCTCTACTGGTTCACAGCTTCATCCTCCAAAAG GTGGATTTTTGAAATCCAGTTCCTTCAATAGTTCTAGCTCGAAACCAAAAGTGCAACTTATGGATGATGATGTTATTCTCCCAAGAAAGAAGATTAGGAAAGATTCTTCTCTTGGAAACCTAAGCAAATCAATGTCAAGTAAAACAACAGACAGTGGGAGTTCTAATGGAAACGATTCACAAGCAAAAATGCTCGCGTCAAAAGTGTATCATTCACAAGAAGGCAAAAGTCCAAAGCAACTGAAAGATCGAAGTACAGAAGCTAATGCGCCAGCAGCCTCCACCGACCAGAAGCTTACTTCACGCAGCAGTTTGGTTTCTTCATATGCTAACAGTACCCGTGATTCGAAGGGTTTGCAGTCTGATGGCAAACGAGGTAGCTTGACGAAGCAAGTTAGCAATCTAAACCGAAACCGTCTAGAAAGTCCTGTTACTTCTG GAGGTGATATTCCCACAAATGGAAAGTGCAATGCCCGCGAGCAAAGTTCAAGTCAAGCTGACTCTAAGGATGAACTGACATCCACTTCCTGCGCGGGTGAGGGTGTGCCAAGCAACGGTAATGTAGCCTCGCAGGATAGATTACCGCGGTCCAGGGAATTTAGGGAGGTAGGGAAGAAAAGCAAAGATGGCTTTGGTAAGCGCCAAAGGTCTAGCCTGTTATCTCATGCAAAAGGCTTGCCATCATCTCAAAAAGGAGGCGAAACTGCAGAATCTAATGAAACCTCAGGCGTTTCTGATAGTGATCTCCCTACCCCAAAAAATGCTCGGGAGGATATAAATAAGGGTAATAGGTTGCGAGCAGCGGTTGATGCTGCTCTTCGTAAAAAGCCCAGCTTTGGCAAGAACAGAGTATTGGAGCAATGTGATACGTCCTTGGCGTCTAATGTGCATCCTAGTTCTGATAAGAGCTTACAAACTCAGTTACCTCCAAAGATGCATACGACTTCATGGCCCGCTCCTGACCCGTACAAACAGACAATTGTAACAAATGAAAAGCAGCTTGTACCGTCTGGTGTTGATGCGGTGATGCCTTCACGATCTGTGGAACTTGATATGAAGCCTGAAGTTAATATTCCATCTTTGAAGTCCGTCATGAGAGATTGGCCATTAGTATCCCCACCTGCTCTGTTGAGAAGCTCAGCCATTCCAGACCATGAGTCTATATGGCA AGGAAATTTGGAGGTGCGGAAAGCTAGAAATCAGTCAGCTATGCATAGCGGAATGCAAGCACATCTATCAACCTTAGCATCACCCAAGGTTGCTGAAGTGGTGAACAAATTTCCAGAAAAGTTTAGCTTGAATGAAGTACCTCGGCTAAGTACATGGCCTGCGCAATTTCAAGACAGCGGTACTAAGGAAGACCATATAGCTCTGTTCTTCTTCGCAAAGGATGTTGAAAG TTATGAGAGAAACTATAAGCCTCTCGTGGATAACATGATCAAGAAAGATCTAGCCCTGAAAGGAAACCTCGATAATGTTGAGCTTTTGATTTTCGCATCCAACCAGCTTCCTCCGAATTGCCAGC GTTGGAACATGTTATATTTCCTTTGGGGTGTATTCCGAGGAAGAAAAGAGATTTGTACAAACCCACAAAAGAACACATCTCTGCCTGCTTCAGATGTTTTGCCGCGAGACCAAGACCCCAATAACTTGTGCCAAACGAGGTCTCCTTCCAAGCATTTGGAGAAAGCGTCTTCTCTACGTGAGAGCCCACACAAGATGCAAGAAACTCAAAGTAGGAAACATGTACTTAGCCATGAGAATCCAAGTGACAGAGAATCCTCTGTTGAGCGGTCATCGATCACAAAG GAGGAAACTGCTCGTAAAGAGGACGAACCAGGTGCGAATCATGTTCCTTGCCAAGCTAATGGATCAAACTCTGGAGATAGTCTAGTGAAGAAGGTTCAGCAAATTGCAAAGCAAGACTTGGGTGGTAGAAAGGATCTGCCTTTGACTGTCACGCCCCCTAGCCAAGTCAATCCTCTAGAGAAAGATCTTAACTGTAGTCAGGCTAGTCACAGGAAGCGTCAAGTTTGGGAACTGACAAATCCCGCCACCGTGAACCAGAAAATGGAGCTCCTTTATGAAGCTTCACGCGAAGGATCTCCGCATAAGAAGCTGAAGACAGAAAACGAAAACAGCAGCGTTACATTTGGTAATGATTCGGGGGTGATGAAGAAGAGTCCTAAAGGAGTATTCCCTTTGGACTTGAATGTCGAAGGAGAAGACATGGAACTAGTCGATGATCTTATTCCATTTGGCAATAACAATGGCAACGACGAAGACAACAATAGGCGGTTAGGTGGCACAGTCCCGGATCTCGAGCTGCCATTTGGTGGTGAAGAAACAACTCAAGAAGACACTACAAGACTATTGCCTTTCTTAGCCGGTAAAAACAACTCTGGGGAACAAAGTAGTCGCAGTATGAATAAagcaaaagagaaagaagaagaagatgactcTGCTTCTCTGTCGTTATCACTCTCGTTTCCGggggaggagaagaagaatgtGAATACTCCCTTTTTTCTGTTCAGAGACTTCCCCAGATAA
- the LOC103856208 gene encoding uncharacterized protein LOC103856208, with translation MASCVAHLPLSSGSQSRHVKANGLSTTKLSSICKTSALTVQKKSSQGRKFSVSARYGDEGSRRGSGGGDFIAGFLLGGAVFGAVAYIFAPQIRRSIMSEEDEYGFKKPQQPTYYDEGLEKTRETLNKKIEQLNSAIDNVSSRLRGREKNTSSPNVPVETDPEVEATT, from the exons ATGGCGTCCTGTGTTGCTCATCTTCCACTCTCAA GTGGGTCTCAGTCTCGTCATGTAAAAGCAAATGGATTGTCCACCACAAAGCTCAGTTCCATTTGTAAAACTTCTGCATTGACTGTTCAGAAGAAATCAAGCCAGGGTCGCAAGTTTTCGGTTTCTGCACGGTATGG AGACGAAGGGAGTAGGAGAGGAAGTGGTGGTGGTGATTTCATAGCTGGTTTTCTTCTAGGAGGTGCTGTCTTTGGCGCTGTTGCCTATATCTTTGCTCCACAG ATCAGAAGATCGATAATGAGTGAAGAAGATGAGTATGGTTTCAAGAAGCCACAGCAACCAACGTACTACGATGAAGGTTTGGAGAAAACAAGAGAGACACTGAACAAGAAAATCGAACAACTTAACTCAGCAATCGACAATGTTTCTTCCCGGTTAAGAGGTCGAGAAAAGAACACTTCTTCTCCCAATGTACCGGTGGAAACTGACCCAGAAGTTGAAGCTACGACTTGA
- the LOC103856205 gene encoding dnAJ-like protein slr0093, with translation MEDNDKSPPPKDYYKILEVDYDATEELIRLNYRKLALKWHPDKHKGDTAAAEKFIEINDAYNVLMDPDARFEYDLTGIYEIHKYTLREYLARFKGMILTCNGLGISQSSSLWTHQLSETTNKTTTD, from the exons ATGGAAGACAATGATAAGTCTCCTCCCCCTAAG GATTACTATAAGATTCTAGAAGTTGATTACGATGCAACTGAGGAACTGATCAGACTCAATTATCGGAAGCTTGCTTTG AAGTGGCATCCTGATAAGCACAAAGGCGATACTGCAGCGGCAGAAAAATTTATAGAGATAAACGATGCTTATAACG TGCTGATGGACCCTGATGCACGTTTTGAGTATGACTTAACCGGTATCTATGAGATCCACAAGTATACTTTACGG GAATATCTTGCCAGATTTAAGGGAATGATACTCACTTGCAACGGACTCGGCATCAGCCAATCCTCGTCACTATG GACACATCAATTGTCTGAGACCACCAACAAAACAACAACAGACTAG